A part of Aricia agestis chromosome 13, ilAriAges1.1, whole genome shotgun sequence genomic DNA contains:
- the LOC121733288 gene encoding protein hairy produces the protein MVTGVPPPGADTMTTEKKSDSNRRSNKPIMEKRRRARINNCLNELKALILDAMKKDPARHSKLEKADILEMTVKHLEGLRSEGAGSPDRFRAGYRHCLSEVAKFPGLEGGLKRRLVRHLETCVNTPRPVGAPTPPSDNDEAVSPNHSTIFISAGPGSGVRLVPTRLSNGDIALVLPAGVSASTLATIPTLVPLSPPDGSSSSEPRCYSPASSGWGTPLPPEESAPLALVTRKPPPDEKPWRPW, from the exons AGCAACAAGCCGATTATGGAGAAGCGGCGACGGGCGCGTATCAACAACTGCCTTAACGAACTGAAGGCGCTCATACTAGATGCCATGAAGAAAGAC CCGGCCCGTCACTCCAAGCTCGAGAAGGCAGACATCCTGGAGATGACAGTCAAGCATCTAGAAGGTCTACGTTCCGAGGGTGCCGGCTCACCGGACCGGTTCCGAGCTGGTTACCGGCACTGTCTCTCCGAAGTTGCCAAGTTCCCTGGTCTCGAAGGTGGGCTGAAGAGGAGACTGGTGCGGCATCTGGAGACGTGTGTGAACACCCCCAGACCAGTTGGAGCGCCGACGCCACCCTCGGATAATGATGAAGCAGTATCCCCTAATCACTCGACAATATTTATATCTG CGGGTCCCGGGTCCGGAGTGCGGCTCGTCCCCACCAGGCTATCCAATGGGGACATCGCTTTAGTACTACCAGCGGGAGTCAGTGCCAGCACCCTCGCGACCATACCCACGCTGGTTCCTCTCTCTCCCCCCGACGGGAGCTCCTCCTCCGAACCCAGGTGCTACTCCCCAGCCAGCTCCGGATGGGGAACTCCTCTTCCCCCCGAGGAATCAGCCCCCCTTGCCTTGGTGACGAGGAAGCCTCCCCCCGACGAGAAACCCTGGCGGCCGTGGTGA